Proteins encoded within one genomic window of Glandiceps talaboti chromosome 3, keGlaTala1.1, whole genome shotgun sequence:
- the LOC144432672 gene encoding uncharacterized protein LOC144432672 yields the protein MNGQPLQTVTEEKDLGVLIHNSLKSSQHCAAAAKKANRALGIIKRNITYKSKFVIMKLFNSLVRPHIEYAVQFWNPYLKKDIELLEKVQRRATKLIPELRHLTYVERLEALSLTTLEQRRLRGDLIQVFRFLKGFDKIDQSVLFTYHPTNRTRGHSLKIFKPTVRLNIRKYFFSQRVVLHWNNLPEHVIGAETVKDFKIVLDQYWNTTGII from the coding sequence atgaATGGACAACCACTACAAACAGTCACAGAAGAAAAGGACCTAGGTGTTTTAATTCATAACTCGTTGAAATCAAGTCAGCACTGTGCAGCAGCAGCTAAAAAGGCAAATAGAGCTCTGGGAATTATCAAACGAAATATCACGTATAAATCAAAGTTTGTCATCATGAAACTATTCAACTCTCTAGTTCGGCCACACATTGAATATGCAGTGCAATTCTGGAACCCATATCTGAAAAAGGACATCGAACTCTTAGAAAAGGTGCAAAGGAGGGCTACCAAGCTGATACCTGAACTTCGACATCTCACTTACGTTGAAAGGCTAGAAGCACTCAGTTTAACAACATTAGAACAAAGACGGTTGCGAGGAGATTTGATACAAGTCTTTCGTTTTCTGAAAGGATTTGACAAAATTGATCAAAGCGTTTTATTCACCTACCATCCAACAAACAGGACAAGAGGACACTCACTCAAGATTTTTAAACCAACTGTCAGATTGAATATCCGGAAATACTTCTTTTCTCAACGTGTTGTACTCCACTGGAACAATTTACCAGAACATGTTATTGGAGCAGAAACTGTTAAAGACTTTAAAATTGTCTTGGACCAGTACTGGAACACTACAGGGATTATATAG